The proteins below come from a single Methanococcoides sp. AM1 genomic window:
- a CDS encoding DUF2240 family protein has product MDEFNLVVASPFKKNATSSLSIKDFEFALSFDLKWMSPAQASKVRDQAIMSSILKFENGELILNMDADTVDIPAGFKPSEDLFREKGNIEKIMDILISDSGMSKKEVASCINIKQDSLAGLVDVEVAALLVAHDMGCDAGDLFDVVYQRVSGISDQ; this is encoded by the coding sequence ATGGATGAATTTAATCTGGTGGTGGCTTCACCTTTCAAGAAGAATGCCACATCTTCTCTTTCTATAAAGGATTTTGAATTTGCTTTGTCCTTTGATCTTAAATGGATGTCTCCTGCACAGGCATCGAAGGTCAGGGACCAGGCAATAATGTCTTCGATCCTGAAATTTGAAAATGGGGAACTTATCCTGAACATGGATGCTGATACAGTGGATATTCCTGCAGGGTTCAAACCATCTGAAGATCTCTTTCGGGAAAAGGGTAATATTGAGAAGATAATGGACATTCTCATCTCAGATAGTGGTATGAGCAAAAAAGAGGTTGCTTCATGCATAAACATTAAACAGGATTCTCTGGCAGGACTTGTTGATGTGGAAGTAGCAGCTTTACTGGTGGCTCATGACATGGGGTGTGATGCAGGTGATCTTTTTGATGTGGTCTATCAAAGGGTATCAGGCATTTCTGATCAATAA
- a CDS encoding 50S ribosomal protein L13 produces the protein MTVIDANGLIMGRLASNVAKRLLSGEEIAIVNAENAVISGSKITTFEEYDEIRNMGTREFGPYFPKRPDRILKRTVRGMLPYKRTRGKEAMANLKIYVGIPTEFEEAELTTVDGANMTRLSSNKYVTIGDLSRKLGAKF, from the coding sequence ATGACGGTAATCGATGCAAATGGTTTAATTATGGGCAGACTTGCAAGTAACGTTGCAAAGAGACTGCTTTCAGGCGAAGAGATCGCAATTGTAAATGCTGAGAATGCTGTGATCTCCGGTTCAAAGATAACAACCTTTGAAGAGTATGATGAGATCAGGAACATGGGCACACGTGAATTCGGTCCTTACTTCCCAAAAAGACCAGACAGGATCCTCAAGAGGACTGTCAGGGGAATGCTTCCATACAAGCGCACAAGGGGCAAGGAAGCAATGGCTAACCTCAAGATCTATGTAGGAATTCCTACTGAGTTCGAGGAAGCAGAACTTACAACTGTTGATGGAGCAAACATGACACGTTTAAGTTCTAACAAGTATGTGACCATTGGTGATCTAAGCCGCAAATTAGGTGCTAAATTCTAA
- a CDS encoding 30S ribosomal protein S9, whose product MSTKVVNSSGKNKTAIARATVSAGTGKARVNKKPVEIYEPEFAKLKIIEPLMLAGDAVSGLDIDVKVSGGGIIGQANAIRTAIARGIVEWTNDTDLRDAFMAYDRNLLVNDSRQKETKKFGGPGARAKYQKSYR is encoded by the coding sequence ATGTCTACTAAAGTTGTCAATTCATCAGGTAAAAACAAGACTGCAATTGCACGTGCAACAGTTTCTGCAGGTACAGGTAAGGCAAGGGTCAACAAGAAACCTGTTGAGATCTATGAACCTGAATTTGCAAAACTTAAGATAATCGAACCTCTTATGCTGGCAGGAGATGCAGTTTCCGGCCTTGACATTGATGTTAAGGTAAGTGGAGGCGGAATCATTGGCCAGGCAAATGCGATCAGGACTGCTATCGCAAGAGGTATTGTTGAGTGGACCAACGACACCGACCTAAGGGATGCTTTTATGGCATATGACAGGAATCTTCTGGTCAACGACTCCAGACAGAAAGAGACCAAGAAGTTCGGTGGACCTGGCGCTCGCGCTAAATATCAGAAATCTTACAGGTAA
- a CDS encoding 50S ribosomal protein L18e, with translation MGKKTQAKISRKTNPRIPSLIAVLKDSARDNGAPIWKDMAKRLEKPNRNYAEVNLSKINRCAAENELVMVPGKVLGAGVLGHAVTVAALSFSTTAVDKITSAGGKCITIEQVLEDNPAGSGIRILK, from the coding sequence ATGGGAAAAAAAACACAAGCTAAAATCTCAAGGAAAACCAATCCAAGGATTCCATCGTTAATCGCAGTGTTGAAAGACTCAGCACGTGACAACGGCGCACCTATCTGGAAAGATATGGCAAAAAGGCTCGAGAAACCTAACAGGAACTATGCTGAGGTAAATCTGAGCAAGATCAACAGGTGTGCAGCAGAGAACGAACTGGTAATGGTTCCAGGTAAGGTACTGGGTGCCGGTGTACTGGGACACGCTGTAACTGTTGCAGCATTGAGTTTCAGCACAACTGCTGTTGATAAGATCACAAGTGCAGGCGGGAAGTGCATTACCATTGAACAGGTTCTGGAAGATAATCCAGCAGGTTCTGGTATCAGGATCTTGAAGTGA